Proteins from a genomic interval of Ramlibacter algicola:
- a CDS encoding tetratricopeptide repeat protein: MKLPFRLLPAALLLAAFANASFAQTAPDAEEPAAKPSALDAELFYELLLGEMTARGDEPAAGFQLVMNAARKTNDPALYQRAVEIAFQSRNGDAALQAARAWRQAHPDSREANRYVLQILLALNRVTESAEPLRADIALAAPKDRNVALGLVPRLYSRVSDKKLAANVVEQALADAIAQPATGAAAWTTIGRVRLAAGDTASALDAARRAQAVDARSDYPALLALELMDPKVPQAEPLVRKYLEGKPLPELRLGYARALLEAQRVGEARYQLQQVVTDKPELAEAWLALGTLQAQENQLAPAETSLKRYVQIAQAQRSGEDRTRGLAQAYMGLAQIAEKRRDFAGATAWLDKIDNTQDLMGAQLRRASILAAQGKLEEGRKLIRALPERGPNDARLKLSAEVQLLRDRKQYRAAYDLLGRAVAKDARDVDLMYDQAMLAEKLNDVPAMERLLRQVIAIRPDYHHAYNALGYSLADRGQRLPEAKQLIQKAIELAPNDPFISDSLGWVEFRMGNKAEALRILEAAYKLRPDADIAAHLGEVLWSNGQRDRAQSVWREGLLLSPDNEALQETFKRLRVKP; this comes from the coding sequence ATGAAGCTCCCCTTCCGGCTGCTCCCGGCCGCCCTGCTGCTGGCGGCCTTCGCCAACGCCAGCTTCGCGCAGACGGCTCCCGATGCCGAAGAGCCCGCTGCCAAGCCCAGCGCCCTCGACGCCGAACTGTTCTACGAGTTGCTGCTCGGCGAGATGACCGCGCGCGGGGACGAGCCTGCGGCCGGCTTCCAGCTGGTGATGAACGCGGCGCGCAAGACCAACGATCCCGCGCTGTACCAGCGAGCCGTCGAGATCGCCTTCCAGAGCCGCAACGGCGACGCCGCGCTGCAGGCCGCGCGGGCGTGGCGCCAGGCGCACCCGGATTCGCGCGAGGCCAACCGCTACGTGCTGCAGATCCTGCTCGCGCTCAACCGCGTCACCGAAAGCGCCGAGCCGCTGCGAGCCGACATCGCGCTGGCCGCGCCGAAGGACCGCAATGTGGCCCTCGGCCTGGTGCCCCGGCTGTACTCCCGCGTCAGCGACAAGAAGCTCGCTGCCAACGTCGTCGAGCAGGCCCTGGCCGATGCGATCGCGCAACCCGCGACTGGCGCGGCCGCCTGGACGACGATCGGGCGCGTGCGCCTCGCCGCCGGCGACACGGCCAGCGCGCTCGACGCGGCGCGGCGTGCGCAGGCGGTCGACGCGCGATCGGATTACCCGGCGCTGCTCGCGCTGGAACTGATGGACCCCAAGGTCCCGCAGGCCGAACCGCTGGTGCGCAAGTACCTCGAAGGCAAGCCCTTGCCCGAGCTGCGGCTGGGCTACGCCCGCGCCTTGCTGGAAGCGCAACGGGTCGGGGAAGCGCGCTACCAGCTGCAGCAAGTGGTCACCGACAAGCCCGAGCTCGCGGAGGCCTGGCTGGCGCTCGGCACCCTGCAGGCTCAGGAAAACCAGCTCGCGCCGGCGGAGACGTCGCTGAAGCGTTACGTGCAGATCGCGCAGGCGCAGCGCAGCGGTGAGGACCGAACCCGCGGCCTCGCGCAGGCATACATGGGCCTGGCGCAGATCGCCGAGAAACGCCGCGACTTCGCGGGCGCGACGGCCTGGCTCGACAAGATCGACAACACGCAGGACCTGATGGGCGCGCAGCTTCGCCGTGCCTCCATCCTGGCCGCGCAGGGCAAGCTGGAAGAAGGCCGCAAGCTGATTCGCGCGCTGCCCGAGCGCGGCCCGAACGACGCGCGGCTGAAGCTCAGCGCGGAAGTGCAACTGCTGCGCGATCGCAAGCAGTACCGCGCGGCCTACGACCTTCTCGGCCGGGCGGTGGCCAAGGATGCCCGCGACGTGGACCTGATGTACGACCAGGCCATGCTCGCCGAGAAGTTGAACGACGTGCCGGCGATGGAGCGGCTGCTGCGCCAGGTGATTGCGATCCGCCCCGACTACCACCACGCGTACAACGCACTGGGCTACTCGCTCGCGGATCGCGGGCAGCGCCTGCCCGAAGCGAAGCAGTTGATCCAGAAGGCCATCGAACTCGCGCCGAACGACCCCTTCATCAGCGACAGCCTGGGCTGGGTCGAGTTCCGCATGGGCAACAAGGCGGAGGCCCTGCGCATCCTCGAAGCCGCCTACAAGCTGCGCCCCGATGCCGACATCGCCGCCCACCTGGGCGAGGTGTTGTGGAGCAACGGCCAGCGCGATCGCGCGCAGTCGGTGTGGCGCGAGGGCCTGCTGCTGTCGCCGGACAACGAAGCGTTGCAGGAGACGTTCAAGCGCCTGCGCGTCAAGCCATGA
- a CDS encoding outer membrane lipoprotein LolB, whose protein sequence is MKRRGAIAAAAAALLLAACAGPQRVAAPGESIRTGRLALAVEDRPSQSFSAGFELRGRPEAGELSLFNPLGGTIAVLQWQPGRAVLDTQGRDKQSYPSLDAMVEHVTGAPLPVAALFDWLDGRATPVPGWEPDLTALAHGRVRARRSAPPPAADLRLVLDR, encoded by the coding sequence ATGAAGCGCCGCGGCGCCATCGCCGCCGCGGCGGCCGCGCTGCTGCTCGCGGCATGCGCCGGCCCCCAGCGTGTCGCTGCGCCGGGCGAATCGATTCGCACCGGGCGGCTCGCGCTGGCCGTCGAGGACCGTCCCTCGCAATCGTTCTCTGCCGGCTTCGAACTGCGAGGCCGCCCCGAGGCCGGCGAACTGTCGCTGTTCAATCCGCTCGGCGGCACCATCGCCGTGCTGCAGTGGCAACCCGGCCGTGCCGTCCTCGACACGCAAGGACGCGACAAGCAGTCGTACCCGTCGCTCGATGCGATGGTGGAGCACGTGACCGGCGCGCCCTTGCCCGTCGCCGCGCTCTTCGATTGGCTCGACGGACGCGCGACACCGGTGCCCGGCTGGGAGCCGGACCTCACCGCGCTGGCCCACGGCCGTGTCCGCGCACGTCGATCGGCACCGCCTCCCGCCGCCGACCTGCGCCTCGTGCTGGACCGCTGA
- a CDS encoding ribose-phosphate pyrophosphokinase, which translates to MQALPHPDFMVFTGNANPALAAEIAEHLGISLGAASVGRFSDGEVTVEINTNVRARDVFVVQSTCAPTNENLMELMIMVDALKRASAERISAVIPYFGYARQDRRPRSSRVPISAKVVANLLQTVGVSRVLTMDLHADQIQGFFDIPVDNIYASPVLLHDVRSKNYENLIVVSPDVGGVVRARALAKQLGTDLAIIDKRRPKANVSEVMHVIGEIDGRNCVIMDDMIDTAGTLVKAAEVLKERGAKKVYAYCTHPIFSGPAIERIAKGNALDEVVVTNTIPLSEAARGCSKIRQLTVAPLIAETIQRIAKGESVMSLFSEQENLF; encoded by the coding sequence ATGCAGGCGCTCCCGCATCCCGACTTCATGGTGTTCACCGGCAACGCCAACCCGGCGCTGGCCGCCGAGATCGCGGAGCACCTCGGCATCTCGCTCGGCGCCGCCAGCGTGGGCCGCTTCTCCGACGGCGAAGTGACGGTGGAGATCAACACCAACGTCCGCGCCCGCGACGTGTTCGTCGTGCAGTCCACCTGCGCGCCGACCAACGAGAACCTGATGGAGCTGATGATCATGGTCGACGCGCTCAAGCGCGCCTCGGCCGAGCGCATCAGCGCCGTGATCCCGTACTTCGGCTATGCCCGCCAGGACCGCCGCCCGCGCAGCTCGCGGGTGCCGATCTCGGCCAAGGTGGTGGCCAACCTGCTGCAGACGGTGGGCGTCTCGCGCGTCCTGACCATGGACCTGCACGCCGACCAGATCCAGGGCTTCTTCGACATCCCGGTCGACAACATCTATGCGTCGCCGGTGCTGCTGCACGACGTGCGCTCGAAGAACTACGAGAACCTGATCGTGGTGTCGCCGGACGTCGGCGGCGTGGTGCGGGCCCGGGCGCTGGCCAAGCAGCTGGGCACGGACCTCGCCATCATCGACAAGCGCCGCCCGAAGGCCAACGTGTCGGAAGTGATGCACGTCATCGGCGAGATCGACGGCCGCAACTGCGTGATCATGGACGACATGATCGACACCGCCGGCACGCTGGTGAAGGCGGCCGAGGTGCTGAAGGAACGAGGCGCCAAGAAGGTCTACGCGTATTGCACGCACCCGATCTTCTCCGGCCCCGCCATCGAGCGCATCGCCAAGGGCAACGCGCTCGACGAAGTGGTGGTGACCAACACCATCCCGCTGTCCGAAGCCGCCCGCGGCTGCAGCAAGATCCGCCAGCTCACCGTGGCGCCGCTGATCGCCGAGACGATCCAGCGCATCGCCAAGGGCGAGTCGGTGATGAGTTTGTTCTCCGAACAGGAAAACCTGTTCTGA
- a CDS encoding ABC transporter permease, whose translation MSVFLVKRLITLAATLAGTSLVVFLVLEILPGNAAQILMGPDASPEAVQALAARLGLDQPATGRYLHWLAGLFTGDLGTSYAYSSPVSELIAERLTLTVPLAVLAMALTTVIALAAGVYAASRHNKAGDLGVMALSQAGIAIPNFWFAILLILVFSVHLRWFSAVGFPGWEEGVWPALQSLLLPAVSLAVVQSAILARITRSAVLDVLREDFVRTARAKGLSRRATLWGHVLRNAMIPVITVMGLQFAELLAGTIVVETVFNLPGLGRLIFQSIANRDLVVVRNCVMLLAAMVVIVNFVVDVLYAAIDPRVKAATL comes from the coding sequence ATGAGCGTCTTCCTGGTCAAGCGCCTGATCACCCTCGCGGCGACGCTGGCAGGCACTTCGCTCGTGGTGTTCCTGGTGCTCGAAATCCTGCCCGGCAATGCCGCGCAGATCCTGATGGGGCCGGACGCCTCGCCCGAAGCCGTGCAGGCCCTCGCTGCCCGGCTCGGCCTGGACCAGCCCGCCACCGGTCGCTACCTGCACTGGCTTGCGGGCCTGTTCACCGGGGACCTCGGCACCAGCTACGCGTACAGCAGCCCGGTGTCGGAGCTCATCGCCGAACGGCTGACGTTGACGGTTCCGCTGGCGGTGCTAGCGATGGCGTTGACCACGGTCATCGCGCTGGCAGCAGGCGTGTATGCGGCCTCGCGGCACAACAAGGCCGGTGACCTCGGCGTGATGGCGCTGTCGCAAGCCGGCATCGCGATCCCGAACTTCTGGTTCGCCATCCTGCTGATCCTGGTGTTCTCGGTGCACCTGCGCTGGTTCTCGGCGGTGGGCTTCCCGGGGTGGGAAGAAGGCGTGTGGCCGGCCTTGCAGTCCCTGCTGCTGCCCGCGGTCTCCCTTGCCGTCGTGCAGTCCGCGATCCTCGCTCGCATCACGCGCTCGGCCGTGCTGGACGTGCTGCGCGAGGACTTCGTGCGCACGGCGCGGGCCAAGGGCCTGTCGCGCCGCGCGACCCTGTGGGGCCACGTGCTGCGCAATGCGATGATTCCGGTCATCACGGTCATGGGCCTGCAGTTCGCGGAGCTGCTGGCCGGCACCATCGTGGTCGAGACGGTGTTCAACCTGCCCGGCCTGGGACGCCTGATCTTCCAGTCGATCGCCAACCGCGACCTCGTCGTGGTGCGCAACTGCGTGATGCTGCTCGCCGCCATGGTGGTGATCGTGAACTTCGTCGTCGACGTGCTGTACGCGGCGATCGACCCGCGCGTGAAGGCGGCCACCCTGTGA
- a CDS encoding 50S ribosomal protein L25/general stress protein Ctc, whose protein sequence is MKFVAFERAKQGTGASRRLRNTGKTPGIVYGGEGQPQLIELDHNALWHALKKETFHSTILEMDLGGNTSKVLLRDVQYHPFKPLVQHIDFQRVDAKTKLHMKVPFHYVNAEESQAVKFEHCVVNHVMSELDVSCLPGDLPEFIEVDLSGLKKGQSLHLSEIKLPKGVTPVLHGKKDPVLVSAVVTGAGAEETPAADAPAAAPAADAKAAPAKDAKAAAPAKDAKAKK, encoded by the coding sequence ATGAAATTCGTCGCTTTCGAGCGCGCCAAGCAGGGAACGGGTGCGAGCCGCCGTCTGCGCAATACCGGCAAGACCCCCGGCATCGTCTACGGTGGCGAAGGCCAGCCGCAGCTGATCGAGCTGGACCACAACGCGCTGTGGCACGCCCTGAAGAAGGAAACGTTCCACTCCACCATCCTCGAGATGGACCTGGGCGGCAACACCAGCAAGGTCCTGCTGCGTGACGTGCAGTACCACCCGTTCAAGCCGCTGGTGCAGCACATCGACTTCCAGCGCGTCGACGCCAAGACCAAGCTGCACATGAAGGTGCCGTTCCACTACGTGAACGCCGAGGAATCGCAAGCCGTCAAGTTCGAGCACTGCGTGGTCAACCACGTCATGTCCGAGCTGGACGTCTCGTGCCTGCCGGGTGACCTGCCCGAATTCATCGAGGTCGACCTGTCCGGCCTGAAGAAGGGCCAGTCGCTGCACCTGTCCGAGATCAAGCTGCCCAAGGGCGTGACCCCGGTGCTGCACGGCAAGAAGGATCCCGTGCTGGTGTCCGCCGTCGTGACCGGTGCTGGTGCCGAGGAAACCCCTGCCGCCGACGCCCCCGCCGCCGCGCCCGCCGCGGATGCGAAGGCCGCGCCCGCGAAGGACGCCAAGGCTGCCGCTCCCGCCAAGGACGCCAAGGCCAAGAAGTAA
- the pth gene encoding aminoacyl-tRNA hydrolase produces MIKLFVGLGNPGSEYESTRHNAGFWWVDALAREWKLHLAMDKGYQGLVARGNVQGKTVWLLEPQTFMNLSGRSVGALARFFKIAPEEVLVVHDELDVAPGDAKLKFGGGHAGHNGLRDIHAQLGTGDYWRLRIGIGHPGDKNEVANWVLKKPAPEQREAIEACVTRTLQAAPLLLAGEMDKATQLVHTSKPPRPKPPRPPQA; encoded by the coding sequence ATGATCAAGCTGTTCGTCGGCCTGGGCAATCCGGGCTCCGAGTACGAGTCCACGCGGCACAACGCCGGTTTCTGGTGGGTCGACGCGCTCGCGCGCGAGTGGAAGCTGCACCTCGCGATGGACAAGGGCTACCAGGGCCTCGTCGCGCGCGGCAACGTGCAGGGCAAGACCGTGTGGCTCCTCGAGCCGCAGACCTTCATGAACCTGTCCGGCCGCTCCGTGGGCGCCCTGGCGCGCTTCTTCAAGATCGCGCCGGAGGAAGTGCTGGTCGTGCACGACGAACTGGACGTCGCCCCGGGCGATGCGAAGCTCAAGTTCGGCGGCGGCCATGCGGGCCACAACGGGCTGCGCGACATCCACGCCCAGCTGGGCACCGGCGACTACTGGCGCCTGCGCATCGGCATCGGGCACCCCGGCGACAAGAACGAAGTCGCCAACTGGGTGCTGAAGAAGCCCGCGCCCGAGCAGCGGGAAGCCATCGAGGCGTGCGTCACGCGCACGCTGCAGGCCGCGCCGCTGCTGCTCGCGGGCGAGATGGACAAGGCGACACAGCTCGTCCACACCAGCAAGCCGCCGCGGCCGAAACCGCCACGACCGCCGCAGGCCTGA
- a CDS encoding YfhL family 4Fe-4S dicluster ferredoxin, with amino-acid sequence MALMITDECINCDVCEPECPNEAIFLGPEIYQIDPGKCTECVGHFDQPQCVQVCPVACIPVDPKHVEDRETLWQKYRRLTAAKGGTPPDGGAPGS; translated from the coding sequence ATGGCATTGATGATCACCGACGAGTGCATCAACTGCGACGTGTGCGAGCCGGAGTGCCCGAACGAGGCCATCTTCCTCGGCCCCGAGATCTACCAGATCGACCCGGGCAAGTGCACCGAGTGCGTCGGCCACTTCGACCAGCCGCAGTGCGTGCAGGTGTGCCCGGTGGCGTGCATCCCGGTGGACCCGAAGCACGTCGAGGACCGCGAGACGCTCTGGCAGAAGTACCGGCGGCTCACGGCGGCCAAGGGCGGCACGCCGCCCGATGGTGGCGCGCCGGGCTCCTAG
- the ispE gene encoding 4-(cytidine 5'-diphospho)-2-C-methyl-D-erythritol kinase — protein sequence MQALYDLPAPAKLNLFLHVTGRREDGHHLLQSVFVPLDWHDVLHVELRPAGAPTRRDIGQPVPDDDLVLRAARALQAATGTTAGAHITLDKRLPAQAGLGGGSSDAATCLLALNRLWNTRLTLAQLCEIGLKLGADVPFFLAGRPAWVEGIGERITAVAVPATRFLVVKPPEGLETAAIFRHPALRRDSEPAILSGFAAEPLQFGRNDLQPVAEQICPQVSQALAWLAGQGLAGRMSGSGSAVFAPLPAGRVPAGKPPGWEHWIVRECSSMEAHPLVGWAPSDE from the coding sequence ATGCAGGCCCTGTACGACCTGCCGGCGCCCGCCAAGCTCAACCTCTTCCTGCACGTCACTGGCCGCCGCGAGGACGGCCACCACCTGCTGCAGTCGGTGTTCGTGCCGCTTGACTGGCATGACGTGCTGCACGTCGAGCTGAGACCCGCGGGCGCGCCGACCCGCAGGGACATCGGGCAGCCGGTGCCCGACGACGACCTTGTGCTCCGCGCGGCGCGCGCGCTCCAGGCCGCCACCGGCACGACCGCCGGCGCGCACATCACGCTGGACAAGCGCCTGCCTGCCCAAGCCGGGCTCGGCGGAGGCTCGTCGGACGCGGCGACCTGCCTGCTCGCCCTCAACCGGCTGTGGAACACAAGGCTGACCCTCGCGCAGCTCTGCGAGATCGGATTGAAGCTCGGCGCCGACGTGCCGTTCTTCCTGGCCGGCCGGCCCGCATGGGTCGAAGGCATCGGCGAGCGCATCACGGCGGTGGCCGTCCCGGCCACGCGATTCCTTGTGGTCAAGCCGCCCGAGGGACTCGAGACTGCGGCGATCTTCCGGCACCCGGCGCTTCGCCGTGACAGCGAGCCTGCTATACTCTCGGGCTTTGCTGCAGAACCGCTGCAATTCGGTCGCAATGACCTGCAGCCGGTGGCCGAGCAGATCTGTCCGCAAGTGTCCCAGGCGCTCGCCTGGCTGGCTGGACAGGGTCTCGCGGGCCGCATGAGCGGGTCGGGCAGTGCGGTGTTCGCGCCGCTTCCAGCCGGGCGGGTCCCGGCCGGCAAGCCGCCCGGATGGGAGCACTGGATCGTGCGGGAATGCAGCAGCATGGAGGCCCATCCCCTGGTGGGTTGGGCCCCCAGCGACGAATGA
- a CDS encoding dynamin family protein encodes MGTSFNEQFDQHGAWRREFALRLKLLSEWLKDHDLLDAAIEERLKRLESQVRSDKVMVAFVAEFSRGKSELINSIFFAGYKRRIMPASAGRTTMCPTELGYDAEVPPCLRLLPIETRLQPQPLMEWRLAPEKWTRVDLDVNDSAQLAQAFEKVSEVRRVSKDEARALGFWHDDTPEDNPLPAPDGTIEIPKWRHALINIAHPLLKQGLVILDTPGLNAIGAEPELTVNLIPQAHAVVFILAADTGVTKSDLAIWKDHLITDTEDGASHLVVLNKIDTMWDSLSTPTQVQAQIDRQRSTSAEVLGVARDRVIPVSAQKGLVAKVNNDAQLLAASQLPVLEKALSEGVMGQRQRILRGAIATNITELRTEAARALNIRRRDLAEQMIELKGLRGKNTSVIRHMRLRIEQEQRDFDVSGAKIHAVRSVHLKLLREVFNLLGTATMKKEMQELTDQLRQPGIKIGVRRAYSLTFDRLREGLRKAQTTSGEIQSMLTGTFRQLNAEYGFSLQPPKEPEFARYERDLDVVERSHSQYLGVGNALRLAQPEFADRLVRALATRLRVVYESALGEVELWNKAAAAQLDAQLRERRRNFTRRIEAIERIQQAASGLDDRIGEIQSQEASIDELEAKLGELTGHLLAPPAALAAEGAQPELQRA; translated from the coding sequence GTGGGTACTTCCTTCAACGAACAGTTCGACCAGCACGGCGCATGGCGCCGCGAGTTCGCGCTGCGCTTGAAGCTCCTGTCCGAGTGGTTGAAGGACCATGACCTGCTCGACGCCGCGATCGAGGAGCGCCTGAAGCGCCTCGAATCGCAGGTCCGTTCGGACAAGGTCATGGTGGCCTTCGTCGCCGAGTTCTCGCGCGGCAAGTCGGAGTTGATCAACTCGATCTTCTTCGCCGGCTACAAGCGCCGCATCATGCCCGCCAGCGCCGGCCGAACGACCATGTGCCCGACCGAGCTGGGCTACGACGCCGAAGTCCCGCCCTGCCTGCGCCTGCTGCCCATCGAGACGCGCCTGCAGCCGCAGCCGCTGATGGAATGGCGCCTGGCGCCCGAGAAGTGGACCCGCGTCGACCTCGACGTCAACGACTCCGCGCAGCTCGCGCAGGCGTTCGAGAAGGTGTCCGAAGTGCGCCGCGTCAGCAAGGACGAGGCGCGCGCGCTGGGCTTCTGGCACGACGACACGCCCGAGGACAACCCACTGCCCGCGCCCGACGGCACGATCGAGATCCCGAAGTGGCGCCACGCGCTGATCAACATCGCGCACCCGCTGCTCAAGCAGGGCCTCGTCATCCTCGACACCCCGGGCCTGAACGCCATCGGCGCTGAGCCCGAGCTGACGGTCAACCTGATCCCGCAGGCGCACGCAGTCGTGTTCATCCTGGCCGCCGACACCGGCGTGACCAAGTCCGACCTCGCGATCTGGAAGGACCACCTGATCACGGACACCGAGGACGGCGCCTCGCACCTGGTGGTCCTGAACAAGATCGACACCATGTGGGACTCGCTGAGCACGCCCACGCAGGTGCAGGCGCAGATCGACCGCCAGCGCTCCACGTCGGCCGAAGTGCTTGGGGTCGCGCGCGATCGCGTGATCCCCGTGTCGGCCCAGAAGGGCCTGGTCGCCAAGGTCAACAACGACGCGCAGCTGCTGGCCGCCAGCCAGCTGCCCGTGCTGGAGAAGGCGCTCAGCGAAGGCGTCATGGGCCAGCGCCAGCGCATCCTGCGCGGTGCCATCGCCACCAACATCACCGAGCTGCGCACCGAGGCCGCCCGCGCCCTCAACATCCGCCGCCGCGACCTGGCCGAGCAGATGATCGAGCTCAAGGGGCTGCGCGGCAAGAACACCTCGGTCATCCGGCACATGCGCCTGCGCATCGAGCAGGAGCAACGCGACTTCGACGTCAGCGGCGCCAAGATCCACGCGGTGCGCTCGGTGCACCTGAAGCTGCTGCGCGAAGTGTTCAACCTGCTCGGCACGGCGACCATGAAGAAGGAGATGCAGGAACTGACCGACCAGTTGCGGCAGCCCGGCATCAAGATCGGCGTGCGCCGCGCGTACTCGCTCACGTTCGATCGCCTGCGCGAGGGCCTGCGCAAGGCTCAGACCACCAGCGGCGAGATCCAGTCGATGCTGACCGGCACCTTCCGCCAGCTGAACGCCGAGTACGGGTTCTCGCTGCAGCCGCCGAAGGAGCCCGAGTTCGCGCGCTACGAGCGCGACCTCGACGTCGTCGAGCGCAGCCACTCGCAGTACCTGGGCGTGGGCAATGCGCTGCGCCTGGCGCAACCCGAATTCGCCGACCGCCTGGTGCGCGCGCTCGCGACCCGGCTGCGCGTCGTGTACGAATCCGCGCTCGGCGAGGTCGAGCTGTGGAACAAGGCCGCGGCCGCGCAACTCGACGCCCAGCTGCGCGAACGCCGCCGCAACTTCACGCGCCGCATCGAGGCGATCGAACGCATCCAGCAGGCCGCGTCCGGCCTCGACGACCGCATCGGCGAGATCCAGTCGCAAGAGGCTTCGATCGACGAGCTCGAAGCCAAGCTCGGCGAGCTGACGGGCCACCTCCTCGCGCCGCCGGCCGCGCTGGCCGCCGAAGGCGCCCAGCCCGAACTCCAGCGCGCATGA
- the mutM gene encoding bifunctional DNA-formamidopyrimidine glycosylase/DNA-(apurinic or apyrimidinic site) lyase, whose protein sequence is MPELPEVEVTRLSFADRIAGATIRDVRLGKPLRWPLGCVPDQLVGRRVRQVRRRGKYLLLDLDDGVLLLHLGMSGSLSFAVHQPDAGPHDHFDLVTDHGVLRLNDPRRFGAVVYATHEDAGEAAKLLGTLGVEPLGDAFDDAAFHAALRKRRAPVKQVLLAGDVVVGVGNIYASEALFLAGIRPTLSASRLTKPRARKLHAAIREVLAKAVAKGGSTLRDFSNAYGESGYFQLEAMVYGRAGQPCRTCGTPIRAIRQGQRATFYCPHCQKS, encoded by the coding sequence ATGCCCGAATTGCCCGAAGTCGAGGTCACGCGCCTCAGTTTTGCCGACCGGATCGCCGGCGCCACCATCCGCGACGTGCGGCTGGGCAAGCCCTTGCGCTGGCCCCTCGGCTGCGTGCCGGACCAGCTGGTCGGCCGCCGGGTGCGGCAGGTGCGCCGCCGCGGCAAGTACCTGCTGCTCGATCTCGACGACGGGGTCCTGCTGCTGCACCTGGGCATGTCGGGCAGCCTGTCCTTCGCCGTCCACCAGCCCGACGCGGGGCCGCACGACCACTTCGATCTCGTCACGGACCACGGCGTGCTGCGCCTGAACGACCCACGCCGGTTCGGGGCCGTGGTGTACGCGACGCACGAGGACGCGGGCGAGGCCGCCAAGCTGCTGGGCACGCTGGGCGTCGAGCCGCTCGGGGACGCGTTCGACGATGCCGCGTTCCACGCCGCGCTGCGCAAGCGGCGCGCGCCGGTCAAGCAGGTCCTGCTTGCGGGCGACGTGGTCGTGGGCGTCGGCAACATCTATGCGTCGGAGGCACTGTTCCTCGCAGGCATCCGGCCGACACTGAGCGCGTCCCGGCTCACCAAGCCGCGGGCGCGCAAGCTGCATGCGGCCATCCGGGAAGTGCTGGCCAAGGCGGTCGCCAAGGGCGGCAGCACGCTGCGCGACTTTTCCAATGCGTACGGCGAGTCCGGCTACTTCCAGCTCGAGGCGATGGTCTACGGCCGGGCCGGCCAGCCGTGCCGGACTTGCGGGACGCCAATTCGTGCCATCCGGCAGGGCCAGCGCGCAACGTTCTACTGCCCGCACTGCCAGAAAAGCTGA
- the mutY gene encoding A/G-specific adenine glycosylase — protein MTSASGGIAGQVVRWQRAHGRHRLPWQGTRDPYRVWLSEIMLQQTQVSVVLGYYERFLQRFPDVAALAAAPVDDVLGLWSGLGYYSRARNLHRCAQAVVADHGGRFPATSEGLQQLPGIGRSTAAAIAAFCFGERTAILDGNVKRVLARTLGFGEDLASAASERRLWDLANALVPAKAADMPAYTQGLMDLGATVCLVRNPHCLLCPLQTTCVARQQGQPESYPVKTRKLKRSAQSLWLLEARDRDGAIWLEKRPSTGVWGGLYCLPMFETRDALDQAVDAPARARLTDVPAFTHVLTHKDLHLHPVRAVVPRKALKREAEGGWFGAGDWTSLGLPAPVRKLLEG, from the coding sequence ATGACGTCGGCGTCCGGCGGCATCGCCGGGCAGGTGGTGCGCTGGCAGCGTGCCCATGGCCGGCACCGACTTCCCTGGCAAGGCACGCGCGATCCGTATCGCGTGTGGCTGTCCGAAATCATGCTGCAGCAGACGCAGGTGTCCGTCGTGCTGGGCTACTACGAACGATTCCTGCAACGCTTCCCGGACGTCGCCGCGCTGGCCGCCGCGCCGGTCGACGACGTGCTGGGGCTGTGGAGTGGCCTGGGGTACTACAGCCGCGCCCGCAACCTGCATCGGTGCGCGCAAGCCGTTGTCGCGGACCATGGCGGCCGCTTCCCGGCGACGAGCGAAGGCCTGCAGCAGCTGCCCGGTATCGGCCGCTCGACGGCCGCGGCGATCGCGGCCTTCTGCTTCGGCGAGCGCACCGCGATCCTGGATGGCAACGTCAAGCGCGTGCTCGCGCGCACGCTGGGGTTCGGCGAGGACCTCGCCAGCGCCGCCAGCGAACGCCGTTTGTGGGACCTCGCCAATGCGCTCGTGCCTGCGAAGGCGGCGGACATGCCGGCGTACACGCAGGGGCTGATGGACCTCGGTGCGACCGTGTGCCTGGTCCGCAATCCGCATTGCCTGCTCTGCCCGTTGCAGACCACTTGTGTCGCGCGGCAGCAGGGCCAGCCGGAGAGCTATCCCGTGAAGACGCGCAAGCTGAAGCGCAGCGCGCAATCACTCTGGTTGCTGGAGGCCCGCGACCGCGACGGCGCCATCTGGCTGGAGAAGCGTCCGTCGACCGGTGTGTGGGGCGGGCTGTACTGCCTGCCCATGTTCGAGACGCGTGACGCGTTGGATCAGGCCGTCGATGCACCTGCGCGCGCGCGCCTGACCGATGTGCCCGCGTTCACGCACGTGCTCACGCACAAGGACTTGCACCTGCACCCCGTGCGCGCGGTGGTCCCGCGCAAGGCGCTGAAGCGGGAAGCGGAAGGGGGCTGGTTCGGCGCCGGTGATTGGACCAGCCTCGGATTGCCCGCGCCCGTGCGCAAGCTGCTCGAAGGCTAG